The Variovorax sp. PMC12 genome segment ATCGCGCTGCTGCGCCGCGACATCCCCGACATGGCCCCGGCCGCCGGCGCCAGCCCGTGGCGCGAACTCGGCGCGCTCAAGCGCAAGCAGGTGTGGTTCACGCTGGGCATCGGCGCCATCGGCTTCGGCGGCATGTTCGCGGTGTTCAGCTACATCAAGCCCACGCTGATCGAAGTGGCCGGCATGCCGCTGGGCGGCGTGCCCTTCGTGCTGGCGCTGTTCGGCCTCGGCATGGTCATGGGCAACCTCGTGGGCTCGCGGCTGGCCGACAAGTCGCTCATGCGCACCATCGGCGGCCTGCTGGTCTACGCGGCGCTGGTGCTCGCGATGTTCACCTTCGCGGCCCACAACATGGTGACCGCGTCGATCAACGTGTTTCTCATCGGCACCACCGTGGCCATCGGCCCGGCGCTGCAGATCCGCCTGATGGACGTGGCCGGCGACGCGCAGACGCTGGCGGCGGCGCTCAATCACTCGGCCTTCAACATGGCCAACGCGCTGGGTGCATGGCTCGGCGGCGTCGCCATTGCGGCCGGGCTGGGCTGGACTTCCACCGGCTGGGTCGGCGCATTGCTTGCGCTGGCAGGCATGGGCGTGTTCGGCTGGGCGATCGCCAGCGCCCGCGCCGACGCGCGGCAGCGGCCGGCGGCCATCGCCTGCTGAGCCATCGGCGCCCGCCCGACCGCGCCGATTGACAGGGCAGAGCGAACCGGACGACATTGCCG includes the following:
- a CDS encoding MFS transporter encodes the protein MNASPTAPESAGTDISSFSLPSGKPANFLRAVLALGVGGFAIGTGEFVIMGLLPEVAKDIGVSIPQAGHVISAYALGVVIGAPVLAVLAAGWRRRALLIALMAVFAAGNFASAIAPNYLLLNLLRFAAGLPHGTYFGVAALVAATLAPPGRRARAVGLVMLGLTGATLVGVPIAAWLGQIFGWRAAFVFVGVIALVAIALLRRDIPDMAPAAGASPWRELGALKRKQVWFTLGIGAIGFGGMFAVFSYIKPTLIEVAGMPLGGVPFVLALFGLGMVMGNLVGSRLADKSLMRTIGGLLVYAALVLAMFTFAAHNMVTASINVFLIGTTVAIGPALQIRLMDVAGDAQTLAAALNHSAFNMANALGAWLGGVAIAAGLGWTSTGWVGALLALAGMGVFGWAIASARADARQRPAAIAC